One region of Thermus albus genomic DNA includes:
- the proS gene encoding proline--tRNA ligase: MAKEKGLTPQSQDFSEWYLEVIQKAELADYGPVRGTIVVRPYGYALWENIQGVLDRMFKETGHQNAYFPLFIPMSFLQKEAEHVEGFSPELAVVTHAGGEELEEPLAVRPTSETVIGYMWSKWIKSYRDLPQLLNQWGNVVRWELRTRPFLRTSEFLWQEGHTAHATREEAEEEVRRMLAIYAKLAREYAAIPVVEGMKTEKEKFAGAVYTTTIEALMRDGRALQSGTSHYLGENFARAFDIKFQDKDLQVKYVHTTSWGLSWRFIGAIIMTHGDDQGLILPPRLAPIQVVIVPIYREESRERVLEAAFALKRRLLAAGLRVHLDDRDQYTPGYKFHEWELKGVPFRVELGPKDLEAGEAVLASRLGGKERLSLEVLPAVLPEKLDAFHQALYQRALEFREAHTRKVDTYEAFKEAVQEGFVLAFHCGDRACERAIQEETTATTRCVPFEAEAEEGVCVRCGRSSAYGKRVFFAKAY, from the coding sequence ATGGCGAAGGAGAAGGGTCTTACGCCGCAAAGCCAGGATTTCAGCGAATGGTACCTCGAGGTCATCCAAAAGGCGGAGCTTGCCGATTATGGCCCGGTACGGGGCACCATCGTGGTGCGTCCCTATGGGTATGCCCTTTGGGAAAACATCCAGGGGGTCCTAGACCGCATGTTTAAGGAAACCGGTCACCAAAACGCCTACTTCCCCCTCTTCATCCCCATGAGCTTCCTGCAAAAGGAGGCCGAGCACGTGGAGGGTTTCTCCCCGGAGCTGGCCGTGGTCACCCATGCGGGGGGCGAGGAGCTGGAGGAGCCTTTAGCCGTGCGCCCCACTTCGGAGACCGTGATCGGCTACATGTGGTCCAAGTGGATCAAAAGCTACCGCGACCTTCCCCAGCTTCTCAACCAGTGGGGCAACGTGGTGCGCTGGGAGCTTCGCACCAGGCCCTTCTTGCGCACCAGCGAGTTCTTGTGGCAGGAGGGACACACCGCCCACGCCACCCGGGAGGAGGCGGAGGAAGAGGTGCGCCGGATGCTTGCCATCTACGCCAAGCTGGCCCGGGAGTACGCCGCCATCCCGGTGGTGGAGGGGATGAAGACGGAGAAGGAAAAGTTTGCTGGGGCGGTCTACACCACCACCATTGAGGCCCTCATGCGGGACGGCCGGGCCCTGCAGTCGGGTACCAGCCACTACCTGGGGGAGAACTTCGCCCGGGCCTTTGACATCAAGTTCCAGGACAAGGACCTCCAGGTGAAGTACGTGCACACCACCAGCTGGGGGCTTTCCTGGCGCTTCATCGGGGCCATCATCATGACCCATGGGGACGATCAAGGCCTCATCCTGCCCCCCCGCCTGGCCCCCATCCAGGTGGTGATCGTGCCCATCTACCGGGAGGAAAGCCGGGAGAGGGTCCTGGAGGCGGCCTTTGCGCTGAAGCGGCGCCTTTTGGCGGCGGGGCTTCGCGTGCACTTGGACGACCGGGATCAGTACACCCCGGGTTACAAGTTCCACGAGTGGGAACTCAAAGGGGTGCCCTTCCGCGTGGAGCTTGGGCCCAAGGACCTCGAGGCGGGCGAGGCGGTATTGGCCAGCCGCTTGGGCGGCAAAGAGCGCCTTTCCCTAGAGGTTCTTCCCGCCGTGCTACCCGAGAAGCTGGACGCTTTCCACCAGGCCCTCTACCAAAGGGCCCTGGAGTTCCGGGAGGCCCACACCCGCAAGGTGGACACCTACGAGGCGTTCAAGGAAGCGGTGCAGGAGGGCTTTGTCCTGGCCTTCCACTGCGGGGACCGGGCTTGCGAAAGGGCCATCCAGGAGGAAACCACCGCCACCACCCGTTGCGTGCCCTTTGAGGCGGAGGCGGAGGAGGGGGTGTGTGTGCGTTGTGGCCGGTCTAGCGCCTACGGCAAGCGGGTGTTTTTCGCCAAGGCGTACTGA
- the tmpR gene encoding bifunctional dihydropteridine reductase/dihydrofolate reductase TmpR translates to MRVALVTGSAKGIGRAILLALAKEGFQVAVHYRTSEGLAEATRLEAEALGVKAIKVRADLTQEEEVALLVEEVRYHLGGVGVLVNNVGDYLFKPIEEVSLEEWRWILDSNLTSTFLLTQRVLPLMVEQGYGRIVNLGYAGAQNLLARPHITPYAIAKTGVILYTKAIAKRFAQAGITANVVAPGVAENSISKPLQEIPMARLALLEEIAQAVLFFVREPYVTGQVLEVAGGWNL, encoded by the coding sequence ATGAGGGTCGCCTTGGTCACGGGGAGCGCCAAGGGCATTGGCCGGGCCATCCTCCTGGCCCTGGCCAAGGAGGGCTTCCAGGTGGCGGTCCACTACCGCACCTCGGAGGGTCTGGCCGAGGCCACCCGCCTCGAGGCCGAGGCCTTGGGGGTAAAGGCCATCAAGGTGCGGGCCGACCTCACCCAAGAGGAGGAGGTGGCCCTTTTGGTGGAGGAGGTGCGCTACCACCTGGGGGGGGTTGGCGTCCTGGTGAACAACGTGGGGGACTACCTCTTTAAGCCCATTGAGGAGGTTTCTCTGGAAGAGTGGCGCTGGATTTTGGACTCCAACCTCACCAGCACCTTCCTCCTCACCCAAAGGGTCCTTCCCCTCATGGTGGAGCAGGGGTATGGGCGCATCGTTAACCTGGGCTACGCCGGGGCCCAGAACCTCTTAGCCCGGCCCCACATCACCCCCTACGCCATCGCCAAAACCGGGGTGATCCTCTACACCAAGGCCATCGCCAAGCGCTTCGCCCAGGCGGGGATCACCGCCAACGTGGTGGCCCCGGGGGTGGCGGAGAACTCCATTTCCAAGCCCCTTCAGGAGATCCCCATGGCCCGGCTGGCCCTCCTGGAGGAGATCGCCCAGGCGGTGCTCTTCTTCGTGCGGGAGCCCTACGTGACGGGGCAAGTCCTCGAGGTGGCCGGGGGGTGGAACCTCTAG
- a CDS encoding S8 family peptidase, producing MRKMVGFAFLALLALGLFSCTQQGPMGSGLSVQGVAPKERYLVVFKSETLPPNAQALAQSVGARVVKALEPIGALTVVADRATANRLARNPQVLAVGPERYYTLPKTERILFQEETYGAPTTADNLYKYQWDIRRIGAPEVWRRVPLEAQGRATVAVLDTGVMDNHPDLVGQITVFVATNYCYETAGPNNTPSYPKYTLWIDFDNLDPNNLCTPAPSVLYEAHGTHVSGTIAAAFGGGRVVGVAPGLRIAAYKVFDRIHFTEGGQEYDDVGAFDGPIFEAIIDAAQKGYDVINMSLGGTLDTRNKDDVAAMVAWDRVMKYANRMGTVIVASAGNSAQNANGYIVHIPSDLPTVVSVSATGTATPLWRYPYPTNETLNAEPGQDVLAFYSNYGAAVDLSAPGGDCGLDENGQSWCDRPRSDRPPGWRYHLILSTIIIHENLPAYAWYAGTSMASPHVAAVAGLVKALHKDWTPGQVRAHLKATAEDIGSRQLFGHGLVNADQATR from the coding sequence ATGCGCAAGATGGTTGGCTTTGCATTCTTGGCTCTCTTGGCCCTAGGGCTGTTCTCCTGCACCCAGCAGGGGCCCATGGGTTCCGGCCTTTCCGTTCAAGGAGTGGCACCTAAGGAGCGGTACCTGGTGGTTTTCAAGAGCGAAACCCTGCCCCCCAACGCCCAGGCCCTGGCCCAAAGCGTTGGCGCACGGGTGGTCAAGGCCTTGGAGCCCATCGGGGCCCTGACGGTGGTGGCGGACCGAGCCACAGCCAACCGCCTGGCCCGGAATCCCCAGGTCTTGGCGGTGGGGCCCGAGCGGTACTACACCTTGCCCAAGACGGAACGCATCCTTTTCCAAGAAGAAACCTATGGCGCACCCACCACAGCCGACAACCTCTACAAGTACCAGTGGGACATCAGGCGGATCGGCGCTCCTGAGGTGTGGCGGAGGGTGCCCCTCGAGGCCCAGGGCCGGGCCACGGTGGCCGTCTTGGACACCGGGGTCATGGACAACCACCCGGACCTGGTGGGCCAGATCACGGTTTTCGTGGCCACCAACTACTGTTATGAAACCGCAGGTCCCAACAACACCCCCAGCTACCCCAAGTACACCCTGTGGATTGACTTTGATAACCTTGACCCCAACAACCTGTGCACCCCTGCCCCCAGCGTCCTCTACGAAGCCCACGGGACCCATGTCTCCGGTACCATCGCCGCCGCCTTCGGTGGGGGCCGGGTGGTGGGGGTGGCCCCGGGGCTGAGGATCGCCGCCTACAAGGTGTTTGACCGGATCCACTTTACTGAAGGCGGTCAGGAATACGACGACGTTGGCGCCTTTGACGGCCCCATCTTTGAGGCTATCATAGATGCTGCCCAAAAGGGCTACGACGTCATCAACATGAGCCTGGGTGGCACCCTAGACACCCGCAATAAGGACGACGTGGCCGCCATGGTGGCCTGGGACCGGGTGATGAAGTACGCCAACCGCATGGGCACGGTGATCGTGGCCTCAGCGGGGAACAGCGCCCAAAACGCCAACGGCTACATCGTCCACATCCCCTCTGACCTCCCCACGGTGGTTTCCGTCTCCGCCACCGGTACCGCCACCCCCCTTTGGCGGTACCCCTACCCCACCAACGAGACCCTGAACGCCGAGCCCGGCCAGGACGTCCTGGCCTTCTACTCCAACTACGGGGCAGCCGTGGACCTCTCGGCCCCCGGGGGTGATTGCGGCCTGGACGAAAACGGCCAGAGCTGGTGCGATCGGCCCCGTAGCGATCGCCCCCCTGGCTGGCGCTACCACCTAATCCTTTCCACCATCATCATCCACGAAAACCTCCCCGCCTATGCCTGGTATGCCGGTACCTCCATGGCCAGCCCCCACGTGGCCGCGGTGGCCGGCCTGGTGAAGGCCCTGCACAAGGACTGGACCCCGGGCCAGGTGCGGGCCCACCTGAAGGCCACCGCAGAGGACATAGGAAGCCGGCAACTCTTCGGCCACGGCCTGGTGAATGCCGATCAGGCCACGCGCTAA
- a CDS encoding NUDIX domain-containing protein, which yields MEDSPRHPIPTVGALVEQEGRVLLVRTQKWRGLWGVPGGKVEWGESLEAALRREFWEEVGLGLKEVRFALVQEAIFSPEFHKPTHMLLFNYFAQGEGEVRPGEEILEWAWVRPEEGFSFALNSFTRVLLETYLEGR from the coding sequence ATGGAGGATTCTCCGCGCCATCCCATCCCCACGGTAGGAGCCTTGGTGGAACAGGAAGGTAGGGTGCTTCTGGTGCGCACCCAAAAGTGGCGGGGGCTATGGGGGGTGCCCGGGGGGAAGGTGGAGTGGGGGGAGTCCTTGGAGGCGGCCCTTAGGCGGGAGTTTTGGGAAGAGGTGGGCCTGGGCCTTAAGGAGGTGCGCTTTGCCTTGGTGCAGGAGGCCATCTTTAGCCCGGAGTTCCACAAGCCCACCCACATGCTCCTTTTCAACTACTTTGCCCAAGGGGAAGGGGAGGTGCGGCCCGGGGAGGAGATCCTGGAGTGGGCCTGGGTAAGGCCGGAAGAGGGCTTTTCTTTTGCTCTGAACAGCTTCACCCGGGTTTTGCTGGAAACATATCTGGAGGGAAGATGA
- the cmk gene encoding (d)CMP kinase, whose product MRGIVTIDGPSASGKSSVAKRVAEALGVPYLSSGLLYRAAAYLASRAGVEPGDEEGVLRLLKGLSIRLLPKPEGNRVVVEGPSGLEDLTPHLHTPEVDQVVSSVARHPGVRSWVNERLKEVPPPFVAEGRDMGTAVFPEAPHKFYLTARPEVRARRRTAERPQDYEEVLRDLLRRDELDRVQSAPAPEAIVMDTSEMGLEEVVARVLSHIRD is encoded by the coding sequence ATGCGGGGCATCGTGACCATAGATGGGCCTTCTGCCTCGGGGAAAAGCTCGGTGGCCAAAAGGGTGGCGGAGGCCTTGGGGGTGCCCTATTTGAGCAGCGGCCTCCTCTACCGGGCGGCCGCCTATCTGGCCTCGAGGGCCGGGGTGGAGCCAGGGGATGAGGAAGGGGTTTTGCGCCTTCTCAAAGGCTTGTCCATCCGCCTCCTGCCCAAGCCGGAGGGGAACCGGGTGGTGGTGGAAGGGCCTTCGGGGCTGGAGGACCTTACCCCCCACCTCCATACTCCGGAGGTGGACCAGGTGGTTTCCTCCGTGGCCCGGCATCCTGGGGTGCGCTCTTGGGTCAACGAAAGGCTTAAGGAAGTTCCACCGCCCTTCGTGGCCGAGGGGCGGGATATGGGCACGGCGGTCTTCCCCGAGGCGCCCCACAAGTTCTACCTCACGGCCCGGCCTGAGGTGCGGGCTAGGCGGCGCACCGCCGAGCGTCCCCAGGACTACGAGGAGGTGCTTAGGGACCTTTTGCGGCGGGACGAGCTGGACAGGGTCCAAAGCGCGCCTGCTCCGGAGGCCATCGTGATGGATACCAGCGAGATGGGCCTCGAGGAGGTGGTGGCCCGCGTGCTCTCCCACATCCGTGACTGA
- the nth gene encoding endonuclease III yields MGCPREGLKEKKRRALAILEALKEAYPGAKTELKHNSPFQLLVATVLSAQATDKSVNEATPALFARFPNAQALAQALPEEVEPYIKRIGLYRTKARNLVALARKLLEEHGGEVPKDKRALMRLPGVGWKTATVVLGAAFGVPGIAVDTHVARLARRLCLSQAKSPEGIGKDLEALFPKKDWVFVHHALVLHGRYVCLARKPRCGDCPLAAHCPSRQEG; encoded by the coding sequence GTGGGGTGCCCTAGGGAAGGGCTAAAGGAGAAGAAAAGGCGGGCCTTGGCCATCTTGGAGGCCCTAAAGGAGGCTTACCCTGGAGCCAAGACGGAGCTTAAGCACAATAGCCCTTTTCAGCTCCTGGTGGCCACGGTGCTTTCCGCCCAAGCCACGGACAAAAGCGTCAACGAGGCCACCCCAGCCCTCTTTGCCCGCTTTCCCAACGCCCAGGCCTTGGCCCAGGCTTTGCCGGAAGAGGTGGAGCCCTATATAAAGCGCATCGGCCTTTACCGCACCAAGGCCAGGAACCTGGTGGCTTTGGCCCGGAAGCTTTTAGAAGAGCATGGAGGGGAGGTGCCGAAGGATAAAAGGGCCCTGATGCGGCTACCCGGGGTGGGCTGGAAGACGGCCACCGTGGTTCTGGGGGCGGCTTTTGGCGTGCCAGGCATTGCCGTGGACACCCACGTGGCCCGCTTGGCGAGAAGGCTATGCCTCTCCCAGGCCAAAAGCCCCGAGGGGATTGGCAAGGACCTCGAGGCCCTGTTTCCCAAAAAGGACTGGGTATTCGTCCATCACGCCCTGGTGCTCCACGGGCGGTACGTGTGCCTGGCCCGGAAGCCTCGCTGTGGGGACTGCCCCTTGGCGGCCCATTGCCCTAGCCGGCAGGAAGGGTAG
- a CDS encoding 2,3-bisphosphoglycerate-independent phosphoglycerate mutase has protein sequence MDLFSVFQELRQEGKAKILLVVLDGVGGLPLEPGGPTELEAAKTPNLDRLAEESALGLLTPVYPGLTPGSGPGHLALFGYDPFRYLVGRGALSALGLGVDFRDGDVALRGNFATLSPEGQVLDRRAGRPSTQENRRVVAKLQEAIPRVEDVEVRFYTESEHRFLVVLRGEGLGDGVTDTDPQKAGLPPLKAEALDEASRKTARLVNLLSERIREVLKDEPKINGALFRGASRRPSFPSMAEVYGLRAAAIASYPMYKGLASLVGMEVLPVEGEGDAHEGKLQALREHWDQYDFFYLHFKKPDAKGEDGDFLGKVAEIQRFDALLPEILALRPDVLALTGDHSTPALLKAHSWHPVPLLLKAPYLRQDAARRFTESEAQRGSLGHLRGMELMPLLLAHAGRLLKYGA, from the coding sequence ATGGACCTCTTTTCCGTCTTCCAAGAGCTTCGGCAAGAGGGCAAGGCCAAAATCCTTCTGGTGGTCCTGGACGGGGTGGGAGGGCTTCCCCTGGAGCCCGGAGGGCCCACGGAACTGGAGGCCGCCAAGACCCCCAACCTGGACCGCCTGGCGGAGGAAAGCGCCCTGGGCCTCCTCACCCCCGTCTACCCTGGGCTTACCCCCGGCTCCGGCCCCGGGCATTTGGCCCTTTTCGGCTATGACCCTTTCCGCTACCTGGTGGGCCGGGGAGCCCTCAGCGCCCTGGGGCTTGGCGTGGACTTCCGGGATGGGGATGTGGCCCTAAGGGGCAACTTCGCCACCCTAAGCCCCGAGGGCCAGGTGCTGGACCGCCGGGCAGGCCGTCCCAGCACCCAGGAAAACCGGCGGGTAGTGGCCAAGCTCCAAGAGGCCATCCCTCGGGTAGAGGATGTGGAGGTTCGCTTCTATACGGAGAGTGAGCACCGGTTTCTGGTGGTCCTGAGGGGGGAAGGCCTAGGGGATGGGGTCACGGACACCGACCCCCAAAAGGCGGGGCTTCCCCCCCTTAAGGCGGAGGCCTTGGACGAGGCCTCGAGGAAAACCGCCCGGTTGGTGAACCTCCTTTCGGAGCGCATCCGGGAGGTGCTCAAGGACGAGCCCAAGATCAACGGGGCCCTTTTCCGTGGGGCCTCGAGGCGGCCCTCCTTCCCCAGCATGGCGGAGGTCTACGGCCTGAGGGCGGCGGCCATCGCCAGCTACCCCATGTACAAGGGCCTGGCCAGCCTGGTGGGCATGGAGGTCCTGCCCGTGGAAGGGGAAGGCGATGCCCATGAGGGGAAACTTCAGGCCCTCAGGGAACACTGGGACCAGTACGACTTCTTTTACCTTCACTTCAAAAAACCCGACGCCAAGGGGGAGGATGGGGACTTCCTTGGTAAGGTGGCGGAGATCCAACGCTTTGACGCCCTGTTGCCGGAAATCCTAGCCCTAAGGCCGGACGTCCTGGCCCTCACCGGGGACCACTCCACCCCTGCCCTCCTCAAGGCCCACTCCTGGCACCCGGTGCCCCTCCTCCTCAAGGCCCCTTACCTACGCCAGGATGCCGCCCGCCGCTTCACCGAAAGCGAGGCCCAAAGGGGCAGCCTGGGACACCTAAGGGGGATGGAGCTTATGCCCCTTCTCCTGGCCCATGCGGGGAGGCTCCTCAAGTACGGGGCCTAG
- the aroA gene encoding 3-phosphoshikimate 1-carboxyvinyltransferase — MDRPYLDLGPLGPLRGRLRVPGDKSVTHRGLMLLALSEGEGRLFYPLKAGDTLSTARAMQALGAEVLEEGPHFRVRGQGLRLKEPEDVVDCGNAGTLMRLLLGILSGQEGLFAVLTGDASLRRRPMGRVAEPLRAMGAAIEGREGGRKAPLAVRGGTLRGITYTLPVPSAQVKSALLLAGLFAEGVTEVVEPVPTRDHTERLFHHFGLPLVKEGQRIRTQRAEPFPAKDLTVPGDFSSAAFFLVAALIVPDSEVTVEGVGLNPTRTGLLEVLREMGGDLEWQVVEGEAGEPVGWIRARYSPLKGVSVDPSLIPLMVDEVPILAAAAAWAEGETYIPNLSELRVKESDRVAAIAQNLRALGVAVEEGPDWLRIQGGGVRPGEVEPFHDHRIAMAFAVAGLRVGVRIHEPQWAEISYPGFFRDLKRLCGAS; from the coding sequence ATGGACCGGCCCTACCTGGACCTAGGCCCCTTGGGCCCCTTGCGGGGACGCTTGCGCGTTCCTGGGGACAAGTCCGTGACCCATAGGGGCCTCATGCTCCTGGCCCTAAGCGAAGGGGAAGGAAGGCTTTTTTACCCTCTGAAGGCGGGGGATACCCTTTCCACCGCCCGGGCCATGCAGGCCTTGGGGGCGGAGGTCCTCGAGGAGGGCCCCCACTTCCGGGTGCGGGGGCAGGGGCTTCGCTTGAAGGAGCCTGAGGATGTGGTGGACTGCGGCAACGCCGGCACCCTCATGCGGCTTCTCTTGGGCATCCTTTCCGGGCAGGAGGGCCTTTTTGCCGTCCTGACCGGGGATGCCTCCTTGCGCCGCCGCCCCATGGGCCGGGTGGCGGAGCCCCTCAGGGCCATGGGGGCGGCCATAGAGGGCAGGGAAGGCGGGAGGAAGGCGCCTTTGGCGGTGCGGGGCGGGACCCTGCGGGGGATTACCTACACTCTCCCCGTGCCCAGCGCCCAGGTGAAGAGCGCCCTTCTCCTGGCAGGGCTTTTTGCCGAGGGCGTCACGGAGGTGGTGGAGCCTGTTCCCACCCGGGACCACACGGAAAGGCTTTTCCACCACTTTGGCCTGCCCCTGGTAAAGGAGGGACAGCGCATCCGCACCCAAAGGGCCGAGCCCTTCCCCGCCAAGGACCTTACCGTGCCCGGGGACTTCTCCTCCGCGGCCTTCTTCCTGGTGGCGGCCCTCATCGTTCCGGATTCGGAGGTTACGGTGGAGGGGGTGGGGCTAAACCCCACCCGCACGGGGCTTTTAGAGGTGCTCCGAGAGATGGGGGGGGATTTAGAGTGGCAGGTGGTGGAGGGCGAGGCGGGGGAGCCTGTGGGCTGGATCCGGGCCCGGTATAGCCCCTTGAAGGGGGTTTCCGTGGACCCAAGCCTCATCCCCCTCATGGTGGACGAGGTGCCCATCCTAGCGGCGGCGGCGGCCTGGGCGGAAGGGGAGACCTATATTCCCAACCTTTCCGAGCTAAGGGTGAAGGAATCGGACCGGGTTGCCGCCATCGCCCAAAACCTTAGGGCCCTAGGGGTGGCGGTGGAGGAAGGGCCGGACTGGCTTAGGATCCAAGGGGGTGGGGTGCGGCCGGGAGAAGTGGAGCCCTTCCACGACCACCGGATCGCCATGGCCTTCGCCGTGGCGGGCCTTAGGGTGGGGGTGAGGATCCATGAACCCCAGTGGGCGGAGATCTCCTATCCCGGTTTTTTCCGGGACCTGAAGCGGCTATGCGGGGCATCGTGA
- a CDS encoding Uma2 family endonuclease encodes MVRHRIRKEEFEALLKEAPEGVRLELLDGEVYEMAPIGSGHAGLVSYLAKALERLYGDRTIVSVQNPILLNPFSIPQPDIALLKPREDFYIQAFPEPKDILLVVEVAYPTKDLDGKKLALYAQAGIPESWLVDGETGLLEVFREPRGGLYRLRRLVEPGEEVAPEGLGVPPFLWHPPRP; translated from the coding sequence ATGGTCCGCCACCGCATCCGCAAGGAAGAGTTTGAGGCCCTCCTTAAGGAGGCGCCGGAAGGGGTGCGGCTTGAACTCCTGGACGGGGAGGTTTACGAGATGGCCCCCATCGGCAGCGGACATGCGGGGCTGGTCTCCTACCTGGCCAAGGCCTTGGAAAGGCTTTACGGGGACCGGACCATTGTTTCGGTGCAAAACCCCATCCTCCTAAATCCCTTCTCCATCCCCCAGCCGGACATAGCCCTTCTAAAACCCCGTGAGGACTTTTACATCCAGGCTTTCCCGGAGCCAAAGGACATCCTCCTGGTGGTGGAAGTGGCCTATCCCACCAAGGACCTGGATGGAAAAAAGCTGGCCCTCTACGCCCAAGCGGGTATCCCGGAAAGCTGGCTGGTGGACGGGGAAACCGGTCTTTTGGAGGTCTTCCGGGAGCCCCGTGGAGGCCTCTACCGGCTAAGGCGCTTAGTGGAACCGGGCGAAGAGGTGGCCCCAGAGGGCCTAGGGGTGCCCCCCTTCCTCTGGCACCCCCCAAGGCCCTAG
- a CDS encoding CDP-alcohol phosphatidyltransferase family protein, translating into MVPGAKERPVHEFLNIVLFRPLAHLVVRLLLFTPVRPHHLVLLHTFLVLLASWYILRGLDLAAALLLQLKTILDNADGQLARLRGEVSELGRYLDTELDLLGNLFLFVALGARTGAWELAALAFLVFTWVQSYDFNLERLYREARGLPLPAEKPDPPGPLLGFLRGVYRGFFLPQDRAVRALETFLLRRFRLSPLRFWDEGALAGVVNLGLTTQLFFLGVFLLFHQPRAYLTFVVLQALYLMLWYLWRILRAIPSPR; encoded by the coding sequence ATGGTTCCCGGAGCCAAGGAAAGGCCGGTCCACGAGTTCTTGAACATCGTCCTCTTCCGCCCCCTGGCCCACCTGGTGGTGCGCCTTCTCCTCTTCACTCCGGTTAGGCCCCACCACCTGGTCCTCCTCCACACCTTTTTGGTCCTTTTGGCCTCCTGGTATATCCTTAGGGGCCTGGATTTGGCGGCGGCCCTTCTCCTTCAACTAAAGACCATTCTGGATAATGCCGACGGGCAGCTGGCCCGCCTGAGGGGGGAGGTTTCGGAGCTGGGCCGGTATCTGGACACGGAGCTGGACCTCTTGGGAAACCTCTTCCTGTTTGTGGCCTTGGGGGCGCGTACCGGGGCTTGGGAGCTTGCCGCTCTGGCCTTTTTGGTCTTCACCTGGGTCCAGTCCTACGACTTTAACCTGGAAAGGCTTTATAGGGAAGCCCGGGGTCTCCCCCTGCCCGCTGAGAAACCGGATCCCCCTGGCCCCCTCCTCGGTTTTTTGCGGGGGGTTTACCGCGGGTTTTTCCTGCCCCAGGACCGGGCTGTAAGGGCTTTGGAGACCTTCTTGCTTCGCCGTTTTCGCCTTTCCCCCCTGCGGTTTTGGGACGAAGGGGCCTTGGCGGGGGTGGTGAACCTGGGCCTCACCACCCAGCTTTTCTTCCTGGGGGTCTTCTTGCTCTTTCACCAGCCTAGGGCCTATCTTACCTTCGTGGTCCTTCAGGCCCTGTATCTTATGCTTTGGTATTTATGGAGGATTCTCCGCGCCATCCCATCCCCACGGTAG
- a CDS encoding DHH family phosphoesterase, translating into MDGNAPDPKYWEKMRLVAEVLKAVEGPIYIATHVDPDGDAIGSSLGLYRALKALGKEAYWVAEPPRFLRFLPKEEEYSDPLEKLPVGATLVALDSAEPGRVVGVPVEGLVINIDHHGTNPRFGHIAVVDPSKAATAQMVKDLIDLLGVEWTAEIATPVLTGILTDTGNFRFANTTPEVLKVASELLGYGVKLPELTDRLQFRPPSYFRLMGQVLSTVAFHYGGLLVTAHLPEEAKRDEEDSDDFVGLIRYVEGSVVSVFLRKRGEGVKVSIRSRGGVSAQNIAVRLGGGGHVPAAGATLEGVDLDRAYEMVLEAVAEELRRAGYL; encoded by the coding sequence ATGGACGGCAACGCTCCCGACCCCAAGTACTGGGAAAAGATGCGCCTGGTGGCCGAGGTCCTGAAGGCCGTGGAGGGGCCCATCTACATCGCTACCCACGTGGACCCCGACGGGGACGCCATCGGTAGCTCCTTGGGGCTTTACCGGGCCCTCAAGGCCTTGGGGAAGGAGGCCTACTGGGTGGCCGAACCTCCCAGGTTCCTCCGCTTTCTGCCCAAGGAGGAGGAGTACTCGGACCCTCTGGAGAAGCTTCCCGTGGGGGCCACCCTGGTGGCCCTGGACAGCGCCGAGCCGGGCCGGGTGGTGGGGGTGCCGGTGGAGGGATTGGTCATCAACATTGACCACCACGGCACCAATCCCCGTTTTGGCCACATCGCGGTGGTGGACCCCTCCAAGGCGGCCACCGCCCAGATGGTGAAGGACCTCATTGACCTTTTGGGGGTGGAGTGGACAGCGGAGATCGCCACCCCTGTGCTCACGGGCATCCTCACCGATACCGGCAACTTCCGCTTCGCCAACACCACCCCGGAGGTGCTCAAGGTGGCCTCGGAGCTTCTGGGGTATGGGGTGAAGCTTCCCGAGCTCACCGATAGGCTCCAGTTCCGCCCGCCCTCCTACTTCCGCCTCATGGGGCAGGTGCTTTCCACCGTGGCCTTCCACTACGGGGGGCTCTTGGTCACCGCTCACCTTCCTGAGGAGGCCAAGCGGGACGAGGAGGACTCCGACGACTTCGTGGGCCTTATCCGCTACGTGGAGGGAAGTGTGGTTTCCGTCTTCCTGCGCAAGCGAGGGGAAGGGGTGAAGGTCTCCATCCGCTCCCGGGGTGGGGTTTCCGCCCAGAACATCGCCGTAAGGCTTGGGGGCGGGGGGCACGTGCCTGCGGCCGGGGCTACCCTCGAGGGGGTAGACCTGGACCGGGCCTACGAGATGGTCCTCGAGGCGGTGGCGGAAGAGCTTCGGCGGGCGGGATACCTCTAG